One Pullulanibacillus sp. KACC 23026 DNA segment encodes these proteins:
- a CDS encoding VWA domain-containing protein, which translates to MSKGHLKQILLITDGCSNQGEDPAAMAALAKEQGITVNVIGVLNNDETSDGGLREIEDIALAGGGISQIVQTKQLSQTVQMVTRQAMTETIKGVINQELQSILGENESMEDLPPEKRGQVMEVVDDLGETIDLEVCILIDTSASMEKKLPTVHEALLDLSVSLNSRMGSNQFCLYTFPGKRKPIDKLMSWTPKIESISRVFSKLASGGITPTGPAIKEALNAFNKRTRRGMLEYGETAYEETDY; encoded by the coding sequence ATGAGCAAGGGGCATTTAAAACAAATTCTGTTGATTACAGATGGTTGTTCTAATCAAGGAGAGGACCCGGCAGCGATGGCCGCACTGGCCAAAGAGCAGGGCATCACGGTGAATGTGATAGGTGTCCTCAATAATGATGAAACCTCAGACGGCGGCTTGAGAGAAATCGAAGACATTGCTCTTGCTGGAGGCGGCATCAGTCAGATCGTCCAAACCAAACAACTTTCCCAGACTGTCCAAATGGTCACGCGTCAGGCTATGACCGAAACCATTAAAGGTGTGATTAACCAGGAATTACAAAGTATTCTTGGCGAAAATGAATCCATGGAAGATCTTCCTCCAGAGAAAAGAGGACAAGTCATGGAAGTGGTGGATGATTTAGGAGAGACAATTGACTTAGAGGTTTGTATTCTAATAGATACAAGTGCCAGTATGGAAAAGAAATTGCCAACTGTTCATGAGGCACTCTTGGATTTATCAGTAAGTCTCAACTCGCGTATGGGAAGCAACCAATTCTGCCTATACACATTTCCCGGGAAACGGAAACCAATAGATAAGCTTATGTCATGGACACCGAAGATAGAATCCATAAGCAGAGTGTTTTCAAAACTGGCATCAGGGGGTATTACCCCAACTGGTCCTGCTATAAAAGAGGCATTGAACGCATTTAATAAACGAACGAGAAGAGGAATGCTTGAGTATGGAGAAACAGCATACGAAGAGACCGACTATTAA
- the spoIIE gene encoding stage II sporulation protein E, which translates to MQNVHVHSVNRPVEASKTQGSGLGSKWANKKLKATIISSLFNWEMACLFIGFLLGRAVILADMSPFGLAFFATALFVKPKRKLLALLSLVAGGLTQSILQASYLVVSIGLFVVLRAIAIRFIKQEEGKWLPYLVFGGGLITRLGFDFIQQGTLTLSDDMMSAVEAGLGFLLTLIFLQSLPLFTPGIRKRTLRNEEIVCLIILLASVLTGSMGWEVKTLSVEHILSRYFVLVFAYAGGAAIGSTVGVVIGLIVSLANVTSLYEMSLLAFSGLLGGLLKEGRKIGVSLGLIIGTLLIGLYGNGYQHLLGTTAESLGAIVLFFLTPHKIFKKLEAYVPGTKQYNQEQQQYLKKLRDVTASRVEQFSSLFQALSTSFSSDPVQTEEDDLIHEQDVFLSRVTERTCQTCFKKDYCWAKHFDETYGLMTEIMSETNDRPSITSTRLNRDFRRHCIKPDQVVNTIYEEQQHFYEELKLKKKVRESRRLVADQLLGVSEVMGNFAKEIQRERETHHYHEEQILSRLQEIGLDIDNLEIYNLEEGAVDIDMSIPGDYHGECEKIIAPILSDILNENIVVKNYIEPVIPNGYGQVTFGSAKAYVIESGVAHTAKNGDWISGDNYSMFELGAGKYAIAISDGMGNGERAHRESMETLKLLSKVLKSGIDETIAIKSINSILSLRTTDEIFSTLDLALVDLKDANCKFLKIGSNPSFVKRGDQVMMIEAGNLPMGIIQDVDVDVVGYQLKAGDLLIMMSDGIFESPKSVENQEVWLKRKIREMKTSHPQDIADLILEEVIRTSNGEIRDDMTVVVSKIEHHIPKWAAIPAAYSGKKQNIRKAQ; encoded by the coding sequence TTGCAGAACGTACATGTTCATTCCGTAAATCGTCCGGTGGAAGCCTCCAAAACCCAAGGATCGGGACTTGGGTCCAAATGGGCTAATAAGAAGTTAAAAGCCACTATTATATCAAGTCTATTCAACTGGGAAATGGCCTGCTTGTTTATAGGGTTTTTACTTGGACGAGCTGTTATTCTTGCTGACATGTCGCCTTTTGGACTAGCCTTCTTTGCGACAGCTTTATTTGTAAAGCCGAAACGTAAATTATTGGCCTTGCTTAGTCTTGTAGCCGGGGGATTAACCCAGTCAATTCTTCAAGCAAGTTATTTGGTGGTCTCCATTGGTCTTTTTGTTGTCCTTAGAGCGATTGCGATCCGTTTCATTAAACAAGAGGAGGGGAAATGGCTGCCTTATCTAGTCTTTGGCGGTGGACTTATAACGCGCTTAGGCTTTGATTTTATTCAGCAGGGAACCTTAACGCTTTCTGATGACATGATGAGTGCTGTTGAAGCCGGATTGGGATTCCTCCTCACTCTCATTTTCCTCCAAAGTCTCCCTTTGTTTACTCCGGGCATTCGAAAAAGAACGCTTAGGAATGAAGAGATCGTTTGTCTCATCATCCTTTTAGCTTCTGTTCTAACTGGCTCTATGGGATGGGAAGTTAAAACCTTGTCGGTTGAACATATTTTATCCCGCTACTTTGTTCTTGTTTTTGCTTATGCAGGTGGTGCCGCGATTGGGTCCACTGTTGGGGTTGTTATCGGATTAATTGTTTCCCTAGCTAATGTGACCAGTTTGTATGAGATGAGCTTATTAGCTTTTTCAGGGCTGCTTGGCGGTCTTTTAAAAGAAGGAAGGAAAATTGGAGTCAGTCTTGGACTCATTATTGGAACATTGTTAATAGGGCTCTATGGGAATGGGTATCAGCACTTACTCGGGACAACGGCCGAGTCGCTCGGAGCAATTGTTTTATTTTTCCTGACTCCACATAAGATATTTAAAAAATTGGAGGCTTATGTCCCTGGAACCAAACAATATAATCAAGAGCAGCAACAGTATCTCAAGAAGCTAAGAGATGTAACGGCTAGTCGTGTTGAACAATTTTCAAGTCTCTTCCAGGCACTTTCAACCAGTTTTTCGAGTGATCCGGTGCAAACGGAGGAGGATGACTTGATTCATGAGCAAGATGTGTTTCTTAGTCGTGTAACTGAACGAACTTGCCAAACTTGTTTTAAAAAGGATTACTGTTGGGCTAAACACTTTGATGAGACGTATGGACTTATGACAGAAATCATGTCAGAGACGAATGATCGACCTTCAATTACGTCTACTCGGCTAAACCGGGATTTTAGACGGCATTGCATTAAACCAGATCAGGTCGTTAATACGATTTATGAAGAACAACAACACTTTTATGAGGAGCTGAAGCTTAAGAAAAAAGTAAGAGAGAGCCGTCGCCTAGTTGCCGACCAGCTTCTCGGGGTCTCCGAAGTCATGGGTAATTTTGCAAAAGAAATCCAGAGAGAACGGGAAACGCATCACTACCATGAAGAACAAATTTTATCTAGGCTCCAGGAAATTGGTTTAGATATAGATAATTTGGAAATCTATAATCTAGAGGAAGGGGCTGTTGATATTGATATGTCTATTCCTGGGGATTATCACGGGGAGTGTGAGAAGATTATTGCCCCCATTCTTTCGGACATACTCAATGAAAATATTGTGGTCAAAAATTACATTGAGCCCGTTATCCCAAATGGTTATGGCCAAGTGACATTTGGCTCAGCAAAGGCCTACGTCATTGAATCAGGTGTTGCTCACACAGCCAAAAATGGCGATTGGATCTCAGGGGATAATTACAGCATGTTTGAGCTTGGAGCCGGAAAATATGCCATTGCTATTAGTGATGGAATGGGAAATGGCGAAAGGGCTCACAGGGAAAGTATGGAGACGCTCAAGCTTCTATCAAAAGTGTTAAAATCAGGGATCGATGAAACCATTGCAATCAAATCCATTAACTCTATTTTGTCGCTTCGAACAACAGATGAAATTTTTTCAACGCTTGACCTGGCCTTAGTAGACTTGAAGGATGCCAATTGTAAGTTCTTAAAAATAGGCTCTAATCCAAGTTTTGTTAAACGAGGAGATCAAGTCATGATGATTGAGGCTGGTAATCTACCAATGGGTATTATTCAGGACGTTGATGTAGATGTGGTGGGCTACCAACTGAAGGCAGGAGATCTGTTGATTATGATGAGTGACGGTATATTCGAATCACCGAAAAGTGTTGAAAATCAAGAGGTTTGGCTGAAAAGAAAGATTCGAGAGATGAAAACGAGCCATCCGCAGGACATTGCCGATTTAATATTAGAAGAGGTCATTCGGACAAGTAATGGTGAAATACGGGATGATATGACCGTTGTCGTTTCAAAAATAGAACACCATATTCCTAAGTGGGCAGCCATACCTGCTGCTTATTCTGGAAAGAAGCAAAACATTCGGAAAGCACAGTAG
- a CDS encoding S1 domain-containing RNA-binding protein, translated as MSIEVGSKLQGKVSGITHFGAFVELPGGQTGLVHISEVADRYVKDINEVLTVGDEVTVKVLQVESDGKIGLSIRKAVDNPRPARPARPSHNGGKRGGGGGGRKDLTFEDKISRFLKDSEDRLSTLKRQTESKRGGRGARRG; from the coding sequence ATGTCAATCGAAGTTGGCAGCAAACTACAAGGGAAGGTATCGGGTATTACCCATTTCGGTGCTTTCGTAGAACTTCCAGGAGGCCAGACTGGTCTGGTTCATATTAGTGAAGTAGCAGATCGTTATGTAAAAGATATTAACGAGGTATTAACTGTAGGAGATGAAGTGACGGTCAAGGTACTTCAAGTTGAGTCCGATGGGAAGATTGGCCTTTCCATTCGCAAAGCTGTCGATAATCCAAGACCAGCTCGTCCAGCCCGCCCTAGTCATAATGGCGGGAAGCGGGGAGGCGGCGGCGGTGGTAGAAAAGATCTTACTTTTGAAGATAAAATCAGTCGCTTTTTAAAAGACAGTGAAGATCGCCTTTCGACACTCAAACGCCAAACCGAGTCAAAACGCGGAGGCCGGGGTGCTAGAAGAGGTTAA
- a CDS encoding septum formation initiator family protein, protein MRSGGQGVSVIHTDYVSSKELSEKIRSKRRRGLIRRLMAFFILLSLMVGSLYSVVFSQQQKIQTLRQQKSAAKRELAKVTSEQQSLSHQVSLLHNDEYIGDLARQKYFMSKKGEIIFASPKTSEH, encoded by the coding sequence ATGAGGTCAGGAGGCCAAGGCGTATCCGTTATACACACCGATTATGTATCATCTAAGGAACTTTCAGAGAAGATTCGCAGCAAAAGACGCCGCGGGTTGATCCGCCGCCTGATGGCCTTTTTTATCTTGCTTTCGCTTATGGTCGGGAGTCTCTATTCGGTTGTTTTCTCCCAGCAACAGAAGATTCAAACATTGCGGCAGCAAAAGAGTGCGGCAAAAAGAGAATTGGCCAAGGTGACGAGTGAACAACAAAGCCTAAGTCATCAAGTAAGTCTCCTGCATAATGATGAGTACATCGGCGATCTTGCCCGTCAAAAATACTTCATGTCAAAAAAAGGTGAAATTATATTTGCTTCGCCAAAAACGTCTGAACATTGA
- the yabQ gene encoding spore cortex biosynthesis protein YabQ gives MTLTEQFYSMLAMCGMGIWLGASLTTYHRFFPQRKVWQWLLFVTDLLFWCLQGLIIFYVLLLVNQGVLRFYLFIALLIGFSAYKGLFETTYYKILDTLIHFIVGTARFLRKMVKLFLVQPLLFLLKLLFSLVKMISRMLLAILLFIGTVIYTPLKWLFGLIIPKTWIQKGVAFLTKMKTILSKLFKKWR, from the coding sequence ATGACACTCACTGAACAGTTCTATTCGATGCTTGCCATGTGCGGTATGGGCATATGGCTAGGCGCGAGTTTAACCACCTATCACCGGTTTTTTCCCCAAAGGAAAGTTTGGCAATGGCTTCTTTTTGTAACCGATCTTCTTTTCTGGTGCCTCCAAGGTTTAATTATCTTTTATGTACTGTTACTTGTTAATCAAGGGGTACTGCGCTTTTATTTATTTATAGCCCTTCTTATTGGTTTTTCCGCCTATAAGGGACTCTTTGAGACAACTTATTACAAAATTTTAGATACACTCATACATTTTATAGTCGGGACGGCTCGTTTTTTGAGAAAAATGGTCAAACTTTTTTTGGTACAACCTTTGCTTTTTCTATTGAAGCTTCTATTCTCTTTGGTTAAGATGATAAGTAGGATGCTATTAGCAATCCTGTTATTTATTGGGACTGTTATTTATACCCCTCTCAAATGGCTCTTTGGATTAATCATTCCGAAGACCTGGATTCAGAAGGGGGTTGCTTTTCTTACTAAAATGAAAACCATTTTGAGTAAGCTTTTTAAAAAGTGGAGGTAG
- the yabP gene encoding sporulation protein YabP — translation MENIYPNGSLNKNRSEPNHDIIMKGRKKVEITGVKHVESFDHEEFLLETVMGFLAIRGSHLKMQNLNVEQGVVVIEGHIFDLSYIEDHSGDHGKGFFSKLFK, via the coding sequence ATGGAAAACATTTATCCAAACGGATCATTAAATAAAAATCGATCAGAGCCTAATCATGACATTATTATGAAGGGTCGGAAAAAAGTTGAAATAACTGGGGTTAAACATGTGGAGAGCTTTGACCATGAAGAATTCCTGCTCGAAACCGTGATGGGGTTTTTGGCTATAAGAGGCAGTCATTTGAAAATGCAAAATTTAAATGTTGAACAGGGTGTCGTGGTAATTGAGGGGCATATCTTTGATTTAAGCTATATCGAGGACCACTCGGGTGACCATGGCAAAGGCTTTTTCAGTAAGCTGTTTAAATGA
- a CDS encoding RNA-binding S4 domain-containing protein, which produces MRIDKFLKVSRLIKRRTVAKELADQGRILINDSVAKAGSTVKVGDKLSIRFGQKTVVVEVADLKETVKKEEAESLYKVLSETAHPRSED; this is translated from the coding sequence ATGCGCATTGACAAGTTTCTCAAAGTTTCCCGGTTAATTAAAAGAAGAACGGTCGCTAAAGAATTAGCTGATCAAGGTAGAATTTTAATTAATGATTCGGTAGCCAAAGCAGGTTCTACCGTTAAAGTTGGGGATAAGCTGTCGATCCGATTTGGTCAAAAGACCGTTGTGGTTGAGGTAGCAGACTTGAAAGAGACGGTCAAAAAGGAAGAGGCAGAATCCCTCTACAAGGTATTGAGTGAAACGGCTCATCCAAGATCAGAGGACTAG
- a CDS encoding HU family DNA-binding protein has product MNKNQIIDNIAGKTGLTKKDVEAVVNGLFDEITSALQNKDKVQFVGFGTFETRERSSRTGRNPQTGETIEIAASTVPAFRAGNKLKEAVK; this is encoded by the coding sequence ATGAACAAGAACCAAATTATTGATAACATTGCAGGTAAAACAGGTCTTACAAAAAAAGATGTGGAAGCAGTAGTAAACGGACTCTTTGATGAAATCACTTCTGCACTCCAAAATAAAGATAAAGTTCAATTTGTAGGCTTTGGAACTTTTGAAACTAGAGAGCGTTCTAGCCGTACAGGCCGCAATCCCCAAACTGGTGAAACAATTGAAATTGCTGCTTCTACTGTTCCAGCTTTCCGTGCTGGCAACAAGCTCAAAGAAGCTGTTAAGTAA
- the mazG gene encoding nucleoside triphosphate pyrophosphohydrolase, which produces MSGRITVVGLGSGEIDQLSLGIYKLLKKAKALYIRTEDHPIVQDLREEGFAFFTFDEVYIQHDTFEKVYEEIVDRLIHAANETDIVYAVPGHPMVAEKTVQLLLEKGPEVGIEVDVAGGQSFLDPLFTALQIDPIEGLQFVDALSLDADLLAFHNHLVICQIYDGYVASEVKLTLLEQYPPDYEVTLVQAAGDQDQIIKKVALSELDYDWTLDNRTSLYVPPIENAQLTNHSFPRLRKIIQTLRSPEGCPWDREQTHESLKKYLIEEVYEVIEAIDEQDDEHLAEELGDVLLQVMLHAQIGEDEGYFNIYDVIKALSDKMIRRHPHVFGDVNVQSSNEVVVNWEAIKAKEKDEQDPAVSLLEKVGKGLPPLMQATELQKEAAKVGFDWPEIEEVWAKIYEELEECREEEQSGDRKKLESEIGDVLFSIVNLARKHRIDPSIALLSTILKFKKRFENIEEAARDEGRDLMELTLEEMDKIWIQAKENLK; this is translated from the coding sequence ATGTCGGGAAGAATTACGGTGGTTGGCTTAGGAAGCGGAGAGATCGATCAACTGTCCCTTGGAATATATAAGTTGTTAAAGAAGGCCAAAGCTCTGTACATAAGAACAGAAGATCATCCGATTGTCCAGGATTTACGAGAAGAGGGATTCGCCTTTTTTACTTTTGATGAGGTCTACATACAGCATGATACTTTCGAGAAAGTGTATGAGGAAATTGTCGATAGGCTAATTCATGCAGCAAATGAAACGGATATTGTCTATGCGGTTCCAGGACACCCTATGGTCGCAGAGAAAACAGTCCAGCTTCTTTTAGAAAAAGGGCCTGAAGTGGGAATTGAGGTTGATGTAGCGGGAGGCCAAAGCTTTTTAGATCCCCTCTTTACGGCTTTGCAAATTGATCCCATTGAAGGTCTGCAGTTCGTTGATGCTTTATCGCTAGATGCAGATTTGTTAGCCTTTCACAATCATTTGGTTATCTGTCAAATCTATGACGGGTATGTCGCATCAGAAGTGAAATTAACTTTGCTGGAACAGTATCCGCCAGATTATGAGGTGACCTTGGTGCAGGCAGCAGGCGATCAAGATCAGATTATAAAGAAGGTCGCGCTTTCTGAGCTTGATTATGACTGGACGCTGGATAATCGAACAAGTCTCTATGTACCGCCAATTGAGAATGCCCAATTAACCAATCATAGTTTTCCAAGATTAAGGAAGATCATTCAGACACTCCGTTCACCTGAAGGTTGTCCATGGGACCGGGAACAGACTCATGAATCACTTAAGAAATACTTAATTGAAGAGGTTTATGAGGTCATTGAAGCCATTGACGAGCAGGATGATGAGCATCTTGCTGAAGAATTGGGAGATGTGCTTCTTCAAGTCATGCTGCACGCCCAAATTGGGGAAGATGAAGGCTATTTTAACATTTATGATGTTATCAAGGCCCTTTCCGATAAAATGATCCGTCGTCATCCACATGTGTTTGGGGACGTAAATGTTCAGTCCTCCAATGAAGTTGTGGTGAATTGGGAAGCAATCAAAGCAAAAGAGAAAGACGAACAAGATCCAGCTGTCTCCCTTTTGGAAAAGGTAGGAAAGGGATTGCCTCCATTGATGCAGGCCACGGAACTTCAAAAGGAAGCAGCAAAGGTTGGGTTTGATTGGCCAGAAATAGAAGAGGTTTGGGCCAAAATCTATGAAGAATTAGAAGAATGTCGGGAAGAGGAACAATCAGGGGATCGGAAGAAGCTAGAATCCGAGATTGGGGACGTATTGTTTTCAATTGTTAACTTGGCAAGAAAGCATCGGATCGACCCTTCCATTGCCTTACTTTCAACCATCCTTAAATTCAAGAAGCGATTCGAAAACATTGAGGAGGCAGCAAGGGATGAAGGTAGGGATCTTATGGAGTTAACTTTAGAGGAAATGGACAAAATTTGGATACAAGCTAAGGAAAATTTGAAATAA